NNNNNNNNNNNNNNNNNNNNNNNNNNNNNNNNNNNNNNNNNNNNNNNNNNNNNNNNNNNNNNNNNNNNNNNNNNNNNNNNNNNNNNNNNNNNNNNNNNNNNACCACTAAACGTGACGAATGGCAAAGAAAGAAATTCCGGTCTGATCTAAAATGAAGCGAGAGAAACCCCCGCATGACTGCCCTCGGCCAAGCAAAGGCTAAAAGCACACGAATCACGGGAATCGTCAGAGGGCCTTTGTTCCACTTGCCCCTCGGCGTCTAGTCGTTCCCGGTCGCCTTCATCCACAGCTGAATGGACGAAATCTGGGTGAGGTCGAATTCGTCGTCTCCGGTGACCCAGGCGTAACCCCAGTGTCGAGTGGCGTTGTAGAGCTCCATCTGTTCGCTCCATGTCAGGAGTCCGTTGGCCCGGCAGTGGTTCTGGGTAGGATAGAAGAATTCCTTTGCAGTTCCCGTCTCTGGAGATGGACCGGTTGTGGAAGGGCGCTTCCCACCAGCTGGCTTCTTCGAGGTTGTCCACGGACTCGCCCACGGAGAGGAGGTTGTTCACCAGCACGACGGAGGAAAAATGCATGCTCAGAGTCTTATTCTCGAAGATGAGGACGACGCGGAGGAGCAGGTCCAGGCCCGCGGGGGTGGCAGACACACGATTTTGCGGCCACAGGAGCTGCCAGGCCCCGTCGCAGGTCTCCCTGATCGGGTTCATGGACCTGTCCCAAAGCCACGTCTGGCCGAAGATAGGGTCAGGTGTCGACCAGCAGGTTTTGGGGCACTGATCGCACATGCTTCCCAGGCAGTTGACACGACCGCACTTGCTGCAGCTGCCGTTGGCCCCCATGCAGGTATCCCAACAGGTACATGAGTCGTCTGTCCTCACgtcgtaatatatatatcctgaaaCACAAAAGGAAGTCACAGTGAATCAGAGATTGTCTTGGGTGCTTCACGGCTGGAAGGGCGNNNNNNNNNNNNNNNNNNNNNNNNNNNNNNNNNNNNNNNNNNNNNNNNNNNNNNNNNNNNNNNNNNNNNNNNNNNNNNNNNNNNNNNNNNNNNNNcctctctctcatctcttcctcttactaCCTGCGCGCACCCCTGCGTATCAACCTCAGTTATCGTCGTCCTCCCGTCGTAACTCACCTGCCACAGCCGCAGGAACACTGGAGTGTCTTGTCACGATCAAGGGCGTCTTTTAATGCACTGACGTCTTCTCGCTGATATGTCTAAGGATTTGCATTCATTATCGCCCCCTTCGCCCCATCTCTTCGTCTGCCATTTCTCCCGCCGCTGTCTGGGATTGGTAAGGGGTTCTCGTTACgatctaattttttttcatattgctaCTTTTGACTACTCgtcattctttctctttgtccccttctctttcttctttcgttcgtattttatttttttctctcacttttccttcctcctttctctctctctattcttcctctttttttagtcATTATNNNNNNNNNNNNNNNNNNNNNNNNNNNNNNNNNNNNNNNNNNNNNNNNNNNNNNNNNNNNNNNNNNNNNNNNNNNNNNNNNNNNNNNNNNNNNNNNNNNNNNNNNNNNNNNNNNNNNNNNNNNNGATTACTCATTCGTTNNNNNNNNNNNNNNNNNNNNNNNNNNNNNNNNNNNNNNNNNNNNNNNNNNNNNNNNNNNNNNNNNNNNNNNNNNNNNNNNNNNNNNNNNNNNNNCTAACTAAACTAtaaactctctttctcactctctcatcatCTTATCTACATATACACTTTATTTCATATTCCCACTCTCACTTCCTaacttctcctcccctctatgcctgtccgtctgtctgtctctccctccctccccatccctcgaTCTCTCTCAGCCGCTATATCCTTCTCTCCATACCTGCCTTCAGCGTCACCCTGGCAACTAGGTTTCTCTCACTCGTCACTGTAATGGGTAAGACGTCGTGGTACATGTTCCCAGTCACCATGTAAGTGCCGAAAGACGTAGTGAAGTTTGCCCAGCTCCATTCCAGTACCCACGGTGCCCAGAGCCAGAGGAGGATTCGTGGGATTTTCATTGTAGGCGAGGTGGGCTTGGTTTTAGAGGGGGCGTGGTTTCCGAGGGGGCGTGGTTTCCGAGGGGGCGTGGGATCAGAGGGGGCGTGGGATCAGAGGAAGCGGGGTGTCAGCTCTGgcgggggaagaagaggatgtgTTGAGTAGGTGGTTGGTGTATGGGAGGGAAGNNNNNNNNNNNNNNNNNNNNNNNNNNNNNNNNNNNNNNNNNNNNNNNNNNNNNNNNNNNNNNNNNNNNNNNNNNNNNNNNNNNNNNNNNNNNNNNNNNNNNNNNNNNNNNNNNNNNNNNNNNNNNNNNNNNNNNNNNNNNNNNNNNNNNNNNNNNNNNNNNNNNNNNNNNNNNNNNNNNNNNNNNNNNNNNNNNNNNNNNNNNNNNNNNNNNNNNNNNNNNNNNNNNNNNNNNNNNNNNNNNNNNNNNNNNNNNNNNNNNNNNNNNNNNNNNNNNNNNNNNNNNNNNNNNNNNNNNNNNNNNNNNNNNNNNNNNNNNNNNNNNNNNNNNNNNNNNNNNNNNNNNNNNNNNNNNNNNNNNNNNNNNNNNNNNNNNNNNNNNNNNNNNNNNNNNNNNNNNNNNNNNNNNNNNNNNNNNNNNNNNNNNNNNNNNNNNNNNNNNNNNNNNNNNNNNNNNNNNNNNNNNNNNNNNNNNNNNNNNNNNNNNNNNNNNNNNNNNNNNNNNNNNNNNNNNNNNNNNNNNNNNNNNNNNNNNNNNNNNNNNNNNNNNNNNNNNNNNNNNNNNNNNNNNNNNNNNNNNNNNNNNNNNNNNNNNNNNNNNNNNNNNNNNNNNNNNNNNNNNNNNNNNNNNNNNNNNNNNNNNNNNNNNNNNNNNNNNNNNNNNNNNNNNNNNNNNNNNNNNNNNNNNNNNNNNNNNNNNNNNNNNNNNNNNNNNNNNNNNNNNNNNNNNNNNNNNNNNNNNNNNNNNNNNNNNNNNNNNNNNNNNNNNNNNNNNNNNNNNNNNNNNNNNNNNNNNNNNNNNNNNNNNNNNNNNNNNNNNNNNNNNNNNNNNNNNNNNNNNNNNNNNNNNNNNNNNNNNNNNNNNNNNNNNNNNNNNNNNNNNNNNNNNNNNNNNNNNNNNNNNNNNNNNNNNNNNNNNNNNNNNNNNNNNNNNNNNNNNNNNNNNNNNNNNNNNNNNNNNNNNNNNNNNNNNNNNNNNNNNNNNNNNNNNNNNNNNNNNNNNNNNNNNNNNNNNNNNNNNNNNNNNNNNNNNNNNNNNNNNNNNNNNNNNNNNNNNNNNNNNNNNNNNNNNNNNNNNNNNNNNNNNNNNNNNNNNNNNNNNNNNNNNNNNNNNNNNNNNNNNNNNNNNNNNNNNNNNNNNNNNNNNNNNNNNNNNNNNNNNNNNNNNNNNNNNNNNNNNNNNNNNNNNNNNNNNNNNNNNNNNNNNNNNNNNNNNNNNNNNNNNNNNNNNNNNNNNNNNNNNNNNNNNNNNNNNNNNNNNNNNNNNNNNNNNNNNNNNNNNNNNNNNNNNNNNNNNNNNNNNNNNNNNNNNNNNNNNNNNNNNNNNNNNNNNNNNNNNNNNNNNNNNNNNNNNNNNNNNNNNNNNNNNNNNNNNNNNNNNNNNNNNNNNNNNNNNNNNNNNNNNNNNNNNNNNNNNNNNNNNNNNNNNNNNNNNNNNNNNNNNNNNNNNNNNNNNNNNNNNNNNNNNNNNNNNNNNNNNNNNNNNNNNNNNNNNNNNNNNNNNNNNNNNNNNNNNNNNNNNNNNNNNNNNNNNNNNNNNNNNNNNNNNNNNNNNNNNNNNNNNNNNNNNNNNNNNNNNNNNNNNNNNNNNNNNNNNNNNNNNNNNNNNNNNNNNNNNNNNNNNNNNNNNNNNNNNNNNNNNNNNNNNNNNNNNNNNNNNNNNNNNNNNNNNNNNNNNNNNNNNNNNNNNNNNNNNNNNNNNNNNNNNNNNNNNNNNNNNNNNNNNNNNNNNNNNNNNNNNNNNNNNNNNNNNNNNNNNNNNNNNNNNNNNNNNNNNNNNNNNNNNNNNNNNNNNNNNNNNNNNNNNNNNNNNNNNNNNNNNNNNNNNNNNNNNNNNNNNNNNNNNNNNNNNNNNNNNNNNNNNNNNNNNNNNNNNNNNNNNNNNNNNNNNNNNNNNNNNNNNNNNNNNNNNNNNNNNNNNNNNNNNNNNNNNNNNNNNNNNNNNNNNNNNNNNNNNNNNNNNNNNNNNNNNNNNNNNNNNNAAATACNNNNNNNNNNNNNNNNNNNNNNNNNNNNNNNNNNNNNNNNNNNNNNNNNNNNNNNNNNNNNNNNNNGAGTTTTTCGAATTTCTCTGGCGTCAGTTTATTTAGGATAGCTCTCATTTTCTTCACCACCTCAGCNNNNNNNNNNNNNNNNNNNNNNNNNNNNNNNNNNNNNNNNNNNNNNNNNNNNNNNNNNNNNNNNNNNNNNNNNNNNNNNNNNNNNNNNNNNNNNNNNNNNNNNNNNNNNNNNNNNNNNNNNNNNNNNNNNNNNNNNNNNNNNNNNNNNNNNNNNNNNNNNNNNNNNNNNNNNNNNNNNNNNNNNNNNNNNNNNNNNNNNNNNNNNNNNNNNNNNNNNNNNNNNNNNNNNNNNNNNNNNNNNNNNNNNNNNNNNNNNNNNNNNNNNNNNNNNNNNNNNNNNNNNNNNNNNNNNNNNNNNNNNNNNNNNNNNNNNNNNNNNNNNNNNNNNNNNNNNNNNNNNNNNNNNNNNNNNNNNNNNNNNNNNNNNNNNNNNNNNNNNNNNNNNNNNNNNNNNNNNNNNNNNNNNNNNNNNNNNNNNNNNNNNNNNNNNNNNNNNNNNNNNNNNNNNNNNNNNNNNNNNNNNNNNNNNNNNNNNNNNNNNNNNNNNNNNNNNNNNNNNNNNNNNNNNNNNNNNNNNNNNNNNNNNNNNNNNNNNNNNNNNNNNNNNNNNNNNNNNNNNNNNNNNNNNNNNNNNNNNNNNNNNNNNNNNNNNNNNNNNNNNNNNNNNNNNNNNNNNNNNNNNNNNNNNNNNNNNNNNNNNNNNNNNNNNNNNNNNNNNNNNNNNNNNNNNNNNNNNNNNNNGTAGAACTTGTCCCGTACTCTCCTCACCTTGTGCTTCCTGGGAGTAACTGCTGCGGTTCTGGCACTGTGCCTGTCGTCCGACCCGTCAGTGCCACGTCAACATGGCCTGTTGTATATCAGCGTCGTTAACACCAAACAACAGGTCTCCTTTGTTCTGTAACACAGtggtggcagatttttttttattgtggttataTGGGCTAGAAAGCTGTTAAAATCTGTTTGTAGAAAGTTTAAGTTAGTGGAGCGAATCTTAAGAATATCtagattttctttttacatatttttttttatccattcacGATAAGGAGAAAAActgtaaatcattaaaaaaaaatgacatgtcGGATATTAAAGAAAATTGACGCACTCTTAGGCATATCCATACCCTTGCCTTGACCGCTACAAATCTGCCACGGGAACTGTGTCATATTTCCTCCTCTGGGCGGACATTCTTATGCCTACTGTCCCATCCACCCAATAGATGGTACTGCGCACATGAAACCTATTGTGTAATCAAAGGATTCTCTGCAACNNNNNNNNNNNNNNNNNNNNNTTCTGAATGCTTTCACCGCCACCTCGCCGGGAATGCAATGTGTCACCGCCTTTGAGCATCACGTCCTGCAGTAGTGTGCTAGCAGTGTTTCTTGGTAGGCCTCGTGATCTTACAGGTTTGTGTGCACTCCTGTTTGCGGACGCCATGCGCTCCATTCTGCTTAGTATACGCGGAAGAGGGTTAGCTGAAGTCAAggtctatataaataattatgtagaCCTTGGGTGAAGTCACGCTTTACAGAAATTGCGGGCTTCCTCGTGCGTgtagtttattttcctttgtgcTTTACCACGCANNNNNNNNNNNNNNNNNNNNNNNNNNNNNNNNNNNNNNNNNNNNNNNNNNNNNNNNNNNNNNNNNNNNNNNNNNNNNNNNNNNNNNNNNNNNNNNNNNNNNNNNNNNNNNNNNNNNNNNNNNNNNNNNNNNNNNNNNNNNNNNNNNNNNNNNNNNNNNNNNNNNNNNNNNNNNNNNNNNNNNNNNNNNNNNNNNNNNNNNNNNNNNNNNNNNNNNNNNNNNNNNNNNNNNNNNNNNNNNNNNNNNNNNNNNNNNNNNNNNNNNNNNNNNNNNNNNNNNNNNNNNNNNNNNNNNNNNNNNNNNNNNNNNNNNNNNNNNNNNNNNNNNNNNNNNNNNNNNNNNNNNNNNNNNNNNNNNNNNNNNNNNNNNNNNNNNNNNNNNNNNNNNNNNNNNNNNNNNNNNNNNNNNNNNNNNNNNNNNNNNNNNNNNNNNNNNNNNNNNNNNNNNNNNNNNNNNNNNNNNNNNNNNNNNNNNNNNNNNNNNNNNNNNNNNNNNNNNNNNNNNNNNNNNNNNNNNNNNNNNNNNNNNNNNNNNNNNNNNNNNNNNNNNNNNNNNNNNNNNNNNNNNNNNNNNNNNNNNNNNNNNNNNNNNNNNNNNNNNNNNNNNNNNNNNNNNNNNNNNNNNNNNNNNNNNNNNNNNNNNNNNNNNNNNNNNNNNNNNNNNNNNNNNNNNNNNNNNNNNNNNNNNNNNNNNNNNNNNNNNNNNNNNNNNNNNNNNNNNNNNNNNNNNNNNNNNNNNNNNNNNNNNNNNNNNNNNNNNNNNNNNNNNNNNNNNNNNNNNNNNNNNNNNNNNNNNNNNNNNNNNNNNNNNTAGTTCATAATAAAGGCAACAAAGATGGACAAAAttggaaacaaaatgaaaagtgcAGGAACATTGTGGAAAACACGCTACGGCTGTCTCCTCAGAGTTGCCCAGAGTTTGATCTCGCGGACTGCCAGGGCATCCAGACTCGACGTGCCCGTGTTCCAGGCGAAGCTTCGCTGGTACACCGAGCCGTTGGTCAGCATCTGCTCCTCGCTGCTTGGCACGCCGTTGGCCTGGCATTCGCCCGGAGGGTAGAAGAACGGCAGGCAGTTGGAGCTGCTGTTCCTATAGATCTGCCTCCTTTCGAACGGCGCTGACCACCAGTTCAGGCCCGTGTGGTTGGACGGGGCGCCCACAGACAGTTTGTTTTTCCGAAGATCAAAGCCGGAGTAATAGTATTCCAGAGTTACTCCATCTTGATATATAACCTCCACTTTGAGTTCATAGTTGTATCCAACCATTGTCTTTTTGTTACTAGGCCACACCAACTGCCACTCATGATGgcatgttatgattatcatatttgaAAAAGTATCAGTCCACATATGAGTATTTCCTATTCTCTTCGTAGTCATCTCCCAGCATCGTTTTGGGCAAATGTCACAGTAGATGCCCTCGCATAGGGGACGCCCGCAAACATCGCACGATCCCCCGACCATGGCGAGACACTGCCGAAAGCAGGTTTGGTGGCGCTCAGGGCCGGCACCTGATACCCTTTCGTAGAAGAAGAAACCTGACGGGTAGATGAATTAGTTGTTTATAGTCGTTAGATGAAGACCTAATGAGTATATCGGTGAAGTCAGGAATATTCCCTCCGTGAAGCAGTTGTTTTCAACGAGATTATGAAAGAACACATCTAAAATGAATCTGCATAATAACTAATACATAAGCTTAGATCTANNNNNNNNNNNNNNNNNNNNNNNNNNNNNNtatacacataaacaaacacccaaccagacacacacatagtatgGTGGCGTCACCTTCATAGTCCGAAACaacgttttttttctcaacaCAGCGATCCAGGCTGGAGAGGAAGCAGGTCCTTGTACTCGGGTGCACGCTGATCGACGANNNNNNNNNNNNNNNNNNNNNNNNNNNNNNNNNNNNNNNNNNNNNNNNNNNNNNNNNNNNNNNNNNNNNNNNNNNNNNNNNNNNNNNNNNNNNNNNNNNNNNNNNNNNNNNNNNNNNNNNNNNNNNNNNNNNNNNNNNNNNNNNNNNNNNNNNNNNNNNNNNNNNNNNNNNNNNNNNNNNNNNNNNNNNNNNNNNNNNNNNNNNNNNNNNNNNNNNNNNNNNNNNNNNNNNNNNNNNNNNNNNNNNNNNNNNNNNNNNNNNNNNNNNNNNNNNNNNNNNNNNNNNNNNNNNNNNNNNNNNNNNNNNNNNNNNNNNNNNNNNNNNNNNNNNNNNNCGGCATTGTATGTTAGCTGATAAAGTGTCACTTATCCTCGTCTCAAGAATGGAGGAAGAATAACTCCCCCACTAATCTAACGACATTATCACACATAACGATACCAATTAAATGGCAAATCAAACCTGTTAACAGTGAAAACTTGGATATTAGGTATATCTTCGAATTTGTAGAGCCCGAAGGAAGTCTGTGTCTGTACTCAGGGCCAGTGATGAAGTAAGTGCCATTCGAAGTGAGTGCCCATGCCTGTACACATATCCACACGCCCATGACCAGTGCCACGGAGGACGCCCACATGTTGAGATACACTGTAGAGACGGGGTTTTGGCCTTATAANNNNNNNNNNNNNNNNNNNNNNNNNNNNNNNNNNNNNNNNNNNNNNNNNNNNNNNNNNNNNNNNNNNNNNNNNNNNNNNNNNNNNNNNNNNNNNNNNNNNNNNNNNNNNNNNNNNNNNNNNNNNNNNNNNNNNNNNNNNNNNNNNNNNNNNNNNNNNNNNNNNNNNNNNNNNNNNNNNNNNNNNNNNNNNNNNNNNNNNNNNNNNNNNNNNNNNNNNNNNNNNNNNNNNNNNNNNNNNNNNNNNNNNNNNNNNNNNNNNNNNNNNNNNNNNNNNNNNNNNNNNNNNNNNNNNNNNNNNNNNNNNNNNNNNNNNNNNNNNNNNNNNNNNNNNNNNNNNNNNNNNNNNNNNNNNNNNNNNNNNNNNNNNNNNNNNNNNNNNNNNNNNNNNNNNNNNNNNNNNNNNNNNNNNNNNNNNNNNNNNNNNNNNNNNNNNNNNNNNNNNNNNNNNNNNNNNNNNNNNNNNNNNNNNNNNNNNNNNNNNNNNNNNNNNNNNNNNNNNNNNNNNNNNNNNNNNNNNNNNNNNNNNNNNNNNNNNNNNNNNNNNNNNNNNNNNNNNNNNNNNNNNNNNNNNNNNNNNNNNNNNNNNNNNNNNNNNNNNNNNNNNNNNNNNNNNNNNNNNNNNNNNNNNNNNNNNNNNNNNNNNNNNNNNNNNNNNNNNNNNNNNNNNNNNNNNNNNNNNNNNNNNNNNNNNNNNNNNNNNNNNNNNNNNNNNNNNNNNNNNNNNNNNNNNNNNNNNNNNNNNNNNNNNNNNNNNNNNNNNNNNNNNNNNNNNNNNNNNNNNNNNNNNNNNNNNNNNNNNNNNNNNNNNNNNNNNNNNNNNNNNNNNNNNNNNNNNNNNNNNNNNNNNNNNNNNNNNNNNNNNNNNNNNNNNNNNNNNNNNNNNNNNNNNNNNNNNNNNNNNNNNNNNNATCTAACAGCGATCAAGGTACTCACAATTTCTGTAGCTGAGTGATTTATCCTCAAATGGAATCAATGGAAGCAGccagttttccccccttttatctagAACTTCGCCTCCTCTGCGCATGCGCCGTAGAGGGAAcctgtatgtaaaaaaaaggaattgtattGAGGTTCGTATCCGTATTTTGTGAGAAAATAAGTGAAAGGAATGTTTGAGTGTTGGCTCGAAATACAAAGAGCTATTAATGATAAGTTTTATTTGCGTTCAGCGGTGTTTGTTGGTCACTCATTGCTTAGGTCAAACGCTTGTTGTAcgctctctttctttgtattgaCTCAAGATGGAACAGAAGGCAGTAGGGTGTATGTGTATANNNNNNNNNNNNNNNNNNNNNNNNNNNNNNNNNNNNNNNNNNNNNNNNNNNNNNNNNNNNNNNNNNNNNNNNNNNNNNNNNNNNNNNNNNNNNNNNNNNNNNNNNNNNNNNNATTCAGAAAAACGTGATTGGCGTTTGTCTTGGTGAGTAGTTTTTCAATGTGTCTTATGAGGGTTGGTAGTCGGAGGGCATGTTGCTGACGACAACTGCAATTGCTAAGTCATCAACGTACTCCCAGCGGGATAAACTTTCACGGATGGACACACAACGGGCCTGTCTTGGTCCCCACATGTAAGGGACAGGGCGGAGGACGCAAGGAAGTCTGCGAGCCGAGTCACTGGGCATTCGCGGACTCCCATCGTGGATGCTTTCCCGGCGGCTGTATTGTGGGCAGCAAGGTCGAAAGCCTCGGTAAGTCAATGGGAATGGCGACGACGGAGGTTTTGCCTTTTTCTGAATTTGTGCAGATGCTTATGAGTGGAGGTGGATCTTGTGTTTCCATACTATGTGTGTGCCAGATCGTATTCTTCCATTCANNNNNNNNNNNNNNNNNNNNNNNNNNNNNNNNNNNNNNNNNNTTCTAAAATTCATAATCTGTATTATTCTGTAACTCGTTAGTGCTCCTTGGAATATTCTTTATACGTTTTTTCACTTTAACTAAGcccctctttcttctattctcaGCCTTTCCCCCCAACGCCCTTCGtagtctcctcttcctcctccttcttttcctctcttgttttcgTCTCCTATTCTCTATCTGCTgttacttttcttcctcttcctctgtcctctcttattcctcttcttctgtcctctcttcctcttcctcctcttcctctgtcccctcttcttcctcttcctctgccccctcttcctcctcttcctctatccccctttcccctcttcctctgtctcctcttcctccttttcctccttcctatcttcctcttctttctctatcccctcttcatctgtcctctcttccttcttagtccattccctctttctcctcttcctctgccccctcATCTTACTTAAGGCTGATTTCGAAATATAAACATCATCCACAACAAAATTCAGAGTTTAGCAGTGTACACGTACCGTTTCTTTCGGAttgagaaggaaagatgaaacaGACAAGGTCGCTCACGGATTCGGACACGTGATCAATACCGTTTTAAATGAGGTTTCCTGCGATTCGTACCTTAAATTTAGGTGTGTTAGAGGGAAGTGCAGTGTTAATGTGATGCGCTAA
Above is a window of Penaeus monodon isolate SGIC_2016 chromosome 34, NSTDA_Pmon_1, whole genome shotgun sequence DNA encoding:
- the LOC119594909 gene encoding uncharacterized protein LOC119594909 (The sequence of the model RefSeq protein was modified relative to this genomic sequence to represent the inferred CDS: added 159 bases not found in genome assembly); its protein translation is MRRGGEVLDKRGENWLLPLIPFEDKSLSYRNLYLNMWASSVALVMGVWICVQAWALTSNGTYFITGPEYRHRLPSGSTNSKIYLISKFSLLTGDAASPMAILECSRRCTATPGCSSISVHPSTRTCFLSSLDRCVEKKNVVSDYEGFFFYERVSGAGPERHQTCFRQCLAMVGGSCDVCGRPLCEGIYCDICPKRCWEMTTKRIGNTHMWTDTFSNMIIITCHHEWQLVWPSNKKTMVGYNYELKVEVIYQDGVTLEYYYSGFDLRKNKLSVGAPSNHTGLNWWSAPFERRQIYRNSSSNCLPFFYPPGECQANGVPSSEEQMLTNGSVYQRSFAWNTGTSSLDALAVREIKLWATLRRQP